The Triticum aestivum cultivar Chinese Spring chromosome 7B, IWGSC CS RefSeq v2.1, whole genome shotgun sequence genome window below encodes:
- the LOC123159073 gene encoding uncharacterized protein has protein sequence MSFPAPRGSISILAPMVKKVRWHCDLSGASVDFNLWAIQQLTLQTAEGQGHLPSLHIHATARFYISLDEEDIMTPEIEKHMVAEFSALELHLKTNGHVFGAFAFHLLGMNRICSAMQRLKVVLQRSEVEETCSPHCPCDSTDWRSQTISLAALEEVEIDGFGGDHHEIDFLKLIFTCAPLLKRVTVKLSNEASSSDNGCTNIYNIFKAHSSVELYVYPSSDYKSELISISLL, from the exons ATGTCCTTCCCCGCCCCGAGAGGCAGCATTTCCATCTTGGCACCCATGGTGAAGAAGGTCCGGTGGCACTGCGACTTAAGCGGGGCGTCTGTTGACTTCAATCTTTGGGCAATCCAGCAGCTGACTCTGCAGACGGCGGAGGGACAAGGACATCTCCCTTCTCTGCACATTCATGCTACTGCT CGCTTTTATATTTCTCTCGACGAAGAGGACATCATGACACCGGAGATAGAGAAGCATATGGTTGCCGAGTTTTCTGCTTTGGAGCTACATCTCAAAACAAATGGACATGTGTTTGGAGCATTCGCGTTTCATCTCCTTGGGATGAATCGGATTTGCAGTGCTATGCAGAGGCTTAAGGTTGTCCTACAGAGATCAGAG GTGGAAGAAACATGCTCACCGCATTGTCCATGTGACTCCACGGATTGGAGATCCCAAACTATCTCCTTGGCTGCTCTAGAAGAAGTGGAGATCGACGGCTTTGGAGGAGACCATCATGAGATTGATTTCTTGAAACTGATATTCACATGTGCTCCATTGCTTAAAAGAGTGACCGTGAAGCTGTCAAATGAGGCCTCATCAAGCGACAATGGATGCACAAACATATACAACATCTTCAAGGCCCATTCTTCCGTGGAACTCTATGTTTATCCTAGCTCTG ATTACAAATCAGAGCTTATTTCAATTAGCCTCCTCTGA